A region of the Amycolatopsis sp. cg13 genome:
CTGGCGCAACAGGCCGTCGATTCCGGCGACGCGACCGCGTTGAGCGCCGACGCGCGGGTGTATTCGTCGTTATACAGCGAAGGCGTCCTGATCGTCGACGCGCAACGGCGGCCGCTCGTCGAAACCGGCGGCCTGACCAGCAGCGATCCCGCCGCGCGGAGCATCATCGAGGCGACGTTGCGGAACGAGCCGGAAGCGCCGGTCGAGCGGATCCGGCCGTGGTCGGACACTCCGGTGCTCTTCGCCCGCCCGGTCGGCACCGGGACGCGGGTGTCCGGCGTGGTCCTGCTGCGGGCTTCGGTGACCGCCGCGGCGGCGGACGTCGGAGCCGCGTGGAGCGCCATCGCGGCCGGGGCGATGGTGGTCGCGGCGCTGTTCGTGTTGCTGGCGGTCTTGCTGTCGCGGTGGATGGTGCGGCCGCTGGTGGAGCTGGAAACCGGCGTGCTGGCGGTGGCGGGCGGACGCCGGGCGCAGGTGCCGGAACGGTCCGGGCCGCGCGAACTGCGGTCGCTCGCGGCGTCGGTGAACCGGATGTCCGACGCGGTGGTGGAGTCGGCGAACCAGCAGCAGCGGCTCGTCGCGGACACCTCGCATCAGCTGCGCAACCCGATGGCCGCCTTGCGGCTCCGGCTCGACCTGCTCGGAACCGAGGTCGAAAACCGCCCGGCTTACGACGCCACGGTCGCGGAAGTCGAACGGCTGGAACGGATTCTCGACGGTCTGCTCGCCCTCGCCACCGCGGAAAGCACCGCGACCCGGCTGGCCGCGCGCGCCGACGACGAGCCCGCTGACCTCGCCGCGGTCGTGGCGGAACGGGTCGACGCGTGGCGGTTGTCCGCCGACGAAGCGGGCGCGACCCTCGTGCCGTGCGCCGGCCACACCGAGCCGCTGCTGGTGCGGACGCCGGAGAGCGAACTCGCGCAGATTCTCGACGTCCTGCTGGA
Encoded here:
- a CDS encoding sensor histidine kinase codes for the protein MRTRLLAVLVTLALAVVAAFAVPLLSATADQRTQQLVISRSSDVDRFVVLAQQAVDSGDATALSADARVYSSLYSEGVLIVDAQRRPLVETGGLTSSDPAARSIIEATLRNEPEAPVERIRPWSDTPVLFARPVGTGTRVSGVVLLRASVTAAAADVGAAWSAIAAGAMVVAALFVLLAVLLSRWMVRPLVELETGVLAVAGGRRAQVPERSGPRELRSLAASVNRMSDAVVESANQQQRLVADTSHQLRNPMAALRLRLDLLGTEVENRPAYDATVAEVERLERILDGLLALATAESTATRLAARADDEPADLAAVVAERVDAWRLSADEAGATLVPCAGHTEPLLVRTPESELAQILDVLLDNAVHHAGRGATITAAWESTSDTVTLIVTDDGPGLPPDDLARATERFWRAGGDGAPRGTGLGLAIAREQTRARGGILELRAVEPHGLQVRITLPAEVTP